In one window of Ruminococcus hominis DNA:
- the aroC gene encoding chorismate synthase encodes MSGSIYGRLFQVSTWGESHGAAIGVVIDGCPAGLKLQESDIQAFLNRRKPGQSKYTTMRQETDQVEILSGIFEGYTTGTPISLMVRNQDQRSRDYSNIASVYRPGHADYTFTQKYGFRDYRGGGRSSGRETIGRVAAGAVASALLNELGIHICTYAKSIGPICVDESDYHYNEINENKLYMPNNEIAKHASEYLDKMLENSDSAGGIIECRVEGLPVGIGEPVFDKLDSCLAQAIFSIGAVKAFEIGDGFHVAELNGSTNNDAFYVKDNEIHKKTNHSGGVLGGMSDGDTLIFRTAIKPTPSIAQPQQTVTEDKKNTELVIKGRHDPIIVPRAVVVVESMAAITIADLLLQNMHSRLDGIKKFYDC; translated from the coding sequence ACGTTTATTTCAAGTTTCTACCTGGGGTGAATCTCATGGTGCAGCAATCGGTGTTGTAATCGATGGATGCCCTGCCGGACTGAAACTTCAAGAATCTGATATACAGGCTTTCCTAAATCGCAGAAAGCCAGGACAAAGCAAATACACAACTATGAGACAGGAAACAGACCAGGTTGAAATATTGTCAGGCATATTTGAAGGATATACAACCGGGACGCCGATTTCTTTAATGGTACGTAATCAAGACCAGCGTTCTCGTGATTACAGTAATATTGCATCTGTATATCGCCCGGGACACGCTGATTATACATTCACACAGAAATATGGCTTTCGCGATTATCGCGGTGGAGGACGTTCTTCCGGAAGAGAGACTATTGGCCGTGTTGCTGCCGGTGCTGTAGCATCTGCCTTACTAAATGAACTTGGTATACATATTTGCACTTATGCAAAATCTATCGGTCCTATCTGTGTTGATGAATCAGACTATCATTACAATGAAATTAATGAAAACAAATTATATATGCCTAATAATGAGATTGCCAAACACGCCTCTGAATATCTTGATAAGATGCTTGAAAATTCAGATTCTGCCGGTGGTATTATTGAATGTCGCGTTGAGGGACTTCCTGTTGGAATCGGCGAACCTGTTTTTGATAAACTGGATTCCTGCCTTGCACAAGCAATATTCTCTATTGGTGCCGTAAAGGCTTTTGAAATTGGAGACGGATTTCATGTTGCAGAATTAAATGGAAGCACAAATAATGATGCTTTTTATGTGAAAGATAACGAAATCCATAAAAAAACCAATCATTCTGGTGGTGTATTAGGCGGTATGAGTGATGGGGATACTTTAATTTTCCGCACTGCTATAAAACCTACTCCTTCTATTGCACAACCGCAACAGACGGTCACCGAGGACAAGAAAAATACCGAATTAGTTATCAAAGGAAGACATGACCCAATCATTGTTCCTCGAGCTGTTGTTGTAGTAGAATCCATGGCTGCTATAACAATTGCAGATTTACTTTTGCAAAACATGCATAGCCGCCTGGATGGAATCAAAAAATTTTACGATTGCTAA
- the infC gene encoding translation initiation factor IF-3, producing MINEQIRDREVRLISEDGEQLGVMSAREAFKLAQEAELDLVKIAPTAKPPVCKIIDYGKYKYELTRKEKEAKKKQKTVEVKEVRLSPNIDTNDLNTKVNNAKKFITKGNKVKVTLRFRGREMAHVQQSKHILDDFAAMLEDVATVEKPAKMEGRNMSMVLTIKR from the coding sequence ATGATTAACGAACAGATTAGAGACAGAGAGGTTCGTCTGATTAGTGAAGACGGAGAACAGCTGGGAGTCATGTCAGCAAGAGAAGCTTTTAAGCTTGCACAGGAAGCAGAACTTGACCTTGTCAAGATTGCACCAACAGCAAAGCCACCGGTATGTAAGATTATCGATTATGGAAAATACAAATATGAGCTGACAAGAAAAGAAAAAGAAGCAAAGAAAAAACAGAAGACTGTTGAAGTTAAAGAAGTGCGTTTGTCACCGAATATCGATACAAATGATTTGAATACAAAGGTGAATAATGCGAAGAAATTCATCACAAAAGGAAATAAAGTAAAGGTTACACTTCGTTTCCGAGGAAGAGAAATGGCACATGTACAGCAGAGCAAGCATATTCTTGATGATTTTGCAGCTATGCTTGAGGATGTAGCAACAGTCGAGAAGCCGGCAAAGATGGAAGGTCGGAACATGAGCATGGTTTTAACTATAAAACGTTAA
- the rpoD gene encoding RNA polymerase sigma factor RpoD encodes MEDITQKFLERLKELVALGKKKKSILEIQEINDFFRDMDLSTEQMERVFEYLEANNIDVLRINSDDDDDVDLDAIMSDEEDVDVENIDLSVPDGVSVEDPVRMYLKEIGKVPLLSAEREIELAQRMEEGDEEAKKELAEANLRLVVSIAKRYVGRGMLFLDLIQEGNLGLIKAVEKFDYHKGYKFSTYATWWIRQAITRAIADQARTIRIPVHMVETINKLIRVSRQLLQELGREPTPEEIAKELDMPVERVREILKISQEPVSLETPIGEEEDSHLGDFIQDDNVPVPAEAAAQTLLKEQLDEVLDTLTEREQKVLRLRFGMNDGRARTLEEVGKEFDVTRERIRQIEAKALRKLRHPSRSRKLRDYLD; translated from the coding sequence ATGGAAGATATTACACAGAAATTTTTAGAGCGCCTGAAAGAATTGGTTGCCCTGGGCAAGAAAAAGAAAAGTATTCTTGAAATTCAAGAAATCAACGATTTTTTCCGCGATATGGATTTGTCAACGGAACAAATGGAAAGGGTTTTTGAATATCTTGAAGCGAACAATATTGACGTATTACGTATTAATTCGGATGATGACGATGATGTGGATTTGGATGCAATTATGTCGGATGAAGAAGATGTAGATGTCGAGAATATTGATCTTTCAGTTCCGGATGGAGTTAGTGTAGAGGATCCTGTTCGTATGTATTTAAAGGAAATCGGTAAAGTACCACTCTTAAGTGCTGAGCGAGAGATTGAGCTGGCACAGCGCATGGAAGAAGGCGATGAAGAAGCAAAAAAAGAACTTGCTGAGGCAAACCTTCGTCTGGTTGTCAGCATTGCAAAGAGATATGTAGGACGAGGAATGCTATTTTTAGATTTGATTCAGGAAGGTAACCTTGGTTTGATCAAAGCAGTTGAAAAATTTGATTATCACAAAGGTTATAAATTCAGTACTTATGCTACATGGTGGATTCGTCAGGCTATTACACGTGCTATTGCAGATCAGGCAAGAACAATCCGAATTCCTGTTCATATGGTAGAGACAATTAATAAATTGATTCGTGTGTCACGTCAATTACTGCAGGAACTTGGGCGTGAACCAACGCCGGAAGAGATTGCAAAAGAACTGGACATGCCGGTAGAGCGTGTGCGAGAGATATTAAAAATATCTCAGGAACCAGTTTCCTTAGAAACACCTATCGGAGAAGAAGAAGACAGTCATTTAGGAGATTTTATTCAGGATGATAATGTTCCTGTTCCGGCAGAAGCAGCAGCTCAGACTTTATTAAAAGAACAGTTAGATGAAGTGCTTGATACTTTGACTGAAAGAGAACAGAAAGTTTTAAGACTTCGTTTTGGTATGAACGACGGACGAGCAAGAACATTGGAAGAAGTAGGAAAAGAATTTGATGTAACACGTGAACGTATTCGTCAGATTGAAGCGAAGGCACTTCGTAAACTTCGTCATCCAAGTAGAAGTAGAAAACTTCGTGATTATTTAGATTAA
- the dnaG gene encoding DNA primase, which produces MYYSEELIEEIRMKNDIVDVISNYVRLQKKGSSYFGLCPFHNEKSPSFSVSRDKQMYYCFGCGAGGTVFTFLMEYENYSFLEAVQYLAERAGVELPKEEYSKEAKERSDLKATLLEINKIAAQYYYVQLKSERGAVAYDYLTDRGLSEETIKSFGLGFATKYSNDLYNYLKRKGYSEELIRQAGLINIDEKNGVYDKFWNRVMFPIMDANSRVIGFGGRVMGDAKPKYLNSPETAVFDKSRNLYGLNRARTSRKSYFLVCEGYMDVISLHQAGFTNAVASLGTALTSGHASLIKRYVSEVYLTYDSDDAGTRAALRAVPIMREAGIAAKVIRMDPYKDPDEFIKNLGAEEFEKRIENARNGFMFSLEILSKNYDMESPEEKTAFFQETAKRLIEFEDELERNNYIEAVAKAYRVNPDSLQKLVTKTAIKEGLASPTKRPKNLNQNKDSVSKKEDGNKRAQKILLTWLIDQPKLFQIIEEYVTPEDFTETNYQKVAELLYEQYHLGELNPARILNHFTEEEEHREVAALFNTRIRELTTEEEKDRAIKETIIKVKNNSIDHQTMNLNPTDMVGLQRLMESKRKLQNIGKLHISLD; this is translated from the coding sequence ATGTATTATTCGGAAGAGCTAATAGAAGAAATCAGAATGAAAAACGATATAGTAGATGTCATTTCCAATTATGTACGACTTCAGAAGAAAGGAAGTTCCTATTTTGGACTTTGCCCGTTTCACAATGAAAAGTCCCCGTCTTTTTCTGTAAGCAGAGACAAGCAGATGTACTATTGCTTTGGTTGTGGGGCTGGTGGGACAGTATTTACATTTCTTATGGAATATGAGAATTATTCTTTCCTTGAAGCGGTTCAATATCTTGCAGAGCGTGCAGGAGTAGAACTGCCTAAAGAAGAATATTCAAAAGAAGCAAAGGAACGATCTGATTTGAAAGCGACCTTGTTGGAAATCAATAAGATTGCTGCACAATATTATTATGTTCAGTTAAAATCTGAACGCGGTGCAGTTGCTTATGATTATTTGACAGACAGAGGACTTTCAGAAGAGACCATAAAATCTTTTGGGCTTGGATTTGCAACAAAGTATAGTAATGATCTGTACAATTATCTTAAACGTAAAGGGTATAGTGAAGAATTGATCCGTCAGGCAGGGCTGATTAATATTGATGAAAAAAATGGAGTTTATGATAAGTTTTGGAATCGTGTTATGTTTCCGATTATGGATGCAAATAGTCGAGTAATTGGATTTGGTGGCCGGGTTATGGGAGATGCAAAGCCAAAATATTTAAATTCCCCAGAAACAGCGGTTTTTGATAAAAGCAGAAATTTGTATGGGCTGAACCGGGCACGTACATCGAGAAAATCATATTTCCTTGTTTGTGAAGGTTATATGGATGTTATTTCACTTCATCAGGCAGGATTTACGAATGCAGTTGCGTCTTTAGGAACTGCGTTGACATCAGGACATGCTTCATTGATCAAACGATATGTAAGTGAAGTATATCTTACATATGATAGCGATGATGCCGGTACGCGTGCAGCACTTCGGGCAGTTCCGATTATGAGAGAAGCTGGGATTGCAGCAAAAGTTATCCGAATGGATCCATATAAGGACCCAGATGAATTTATTAAAAATTTAGGTGCAGAGGAGTTTGAAAAAAGGATTGAAAATGCCAGGAACGGCTTTATGTTCAGTTTGGAAATATTGTCAAAGAATTATGATATGGAATCTCCAGAAGAAAAAACAGCCTTTTTTCAGGAAACAGCAAAACGCTTAATAGAATTTGAGGATGAGCTGGAGCGTAATAACTATATAGAAGCTGTTGCAAAAGCATATCGCGTAAATCCAGACAGTCTTCAAAAACTTGTCACAAAGACGGCAATTAAAGAAGGTTTGGCAAGTCCTACGAAGCGCCCTAAAAATTTGAATCAAAATAAAGATTCAGTATCAAAAAAGGAAGATGGGAATAAGAGAGCACAGAAGATTTTGCTTACATGGTTGATTGACCAGCCTAAGTTGTTCCAGATAATTGAGGAGTATGTTACTCCGGAGGATTTTACAGAAACAAATTATCAAAAAGTAGCCGAATTATTATATGAGCAATATCATTTAGGAGAATTAAATCCAGCAAGAATATTGAATCATTTTACGGAAGAGGAAGAACATAGGGAAGTGGCAGCATTGTTTAATACTCGTATACGGGAGTTAACTACCGAGGAAGAAAAAGATCGTGCTATAAAAGAAACCATAATAAAAGTTAAGAATAACAGTATTGATCATCAAACAATGAATTTAAATCCAACAGATATGGTTGGGTTACAGCGACTTATGGAGTCGAAGAGAAAGCTTCAGAACATTGGAAAATTGCATATTTCTCTAGATTAA
- a CDS encoding Nif3-like dinuclear metal center hexameric protein: MQCKEIIEIIEENYPKEAALTFDNVGLQAGRSTKKVSKILLALDATTPVIELAEKQDVDMLITHHPLIFSPLKSITDQDFVGRRILRLIQDDIAYYAMHTNYDVLGMAELSEEILQLKETEVLDVTGEFFGISQGIGRVGLLESTMSLRSFCDYVKEKLVLSNIKVFGDLDKKIKKVAISPGSGKSEIAVALKHNVDVLVTGDIGHHEGLDAMEQGLAIIDAGHYGTEYIFVDDMKKYLSQRCLGVEIITEPVSHPFQVV; encoded by the coding sequence ATGCAATGTAAAGAAATCATAGAAATAATAGAAGAAAACTATCCAAAAGAGGCTGCATTAACTTTCGATAATGTAGGACTACAAGCTGGACGTAGCACCAAAAAAGTATCAAAAATACTTTTAGCTTTAGACGCTACTACTCCAGTGATAGAACTTGCAGAAAAACAGGATGTTGATATGTTAATCACACATCATCCGTTGATTTTTTCACCGTTAAAATCTATTACGGATCAAGATTTTGTCGGAAGGAGGATTTTACGTCTAATTCAGGATGACATAGCATATTATGCAATGCATACAAATTATGATGTACTGGGGATGGCAGAGCTGTCAGAAGAAATATTGCAATTAAAAGAAACAGAAGTTTTAGATGTTACAGGAGAATTTTTCGGAATTTCACAAGGAATCGGTCGTGTCGGATTATTAGAATCAACTATGAGTTTAAGATCTTTTTGCGATTATGTGAAGGAAAAATTAGTGCTTAGTAATATAAAAGTATTTGGAGATTTAGACAAGAAGATTAAGAAAGTTGCAATTTCTCCGGGATCTGGAAAAAGTGAGATAGCAGTAGCATTAAAACATAATGTTGATGTGCTTGTTACAGGAGATATAGGGCACCATGAAGGCTTAGATGCTATGGAACAGGGACTTGCGATTATCGATGCGGGTCATTATGGAACAGAATATATCTTTGTGGATGATATGAAAAAATATTTATCACAGAGATGTCTGGGAGTTGAAATTATAACAGAACCTGTATCACATCCATTTCAAGTTGTATAG
- a CDS encoding nucleoside kinase gives MEERMCKVTVDDKIVEYKEGTKYQTIARDFQKYYDHQIVLAVIEDNRLQELNKAVEGDIKLSFITTADKAGFETYRRSMCFLLVKAVHDIGGHDKVERVRIHFSVSKGYYCTVDGEITVNAEFLSRVDARMREMAEQKIQIEKKSIPTSKAIELFHKHKMYDKEQLFEYRRVSTVNIYSINEFEDYYYGYMVPDTGYLKNFSLHLYGKGFVIQFPTMSDPICVPEFEPREKLFKVQNESIEWGDLQGIDTVGALNDMITKHDMREIVLVQEAYQERKIGEIAEQIAEHPEIKFVLIAGPSSSGKTTFSHRLSIQLKVNGLTPHPIAVDNYFVNRENTPKDKDGNYNFECLEAIDVKKFNEDMTALLNGEKVYLPIFDFKTGMRNYSTIPKQLGENDILVIEGIHCLNPKLTENLNNNNKFKIYISALTQLNIDEHNRIPSTDGRLIRRIVRDAETRGTSATKTIAMWNSVRKGEEENIFPFQEEADVMFNSSLVYELAVLKQYVEPLLFGVDKHAPEYIEAKRLLKFFDYFIGISNENVPTNSLLREFIGGGCFRV, from the coding sequence ATGGAAGAAAGAATGTGTAAAGTAACAGTTGATGATAAAATTGTTGAATACAAGGAAGGCACAAAATATCAGACAATAGCACGGGATTTTCAAAAGTATTATGACCATCAAATTGTACTGGCTGTTATAGAAGATAATCGCTTGCAAGAGCTGAATAAAGCAGTGGAGGGAGACATAAAACTAAGCTTTATTACAACTGCAGATAAGGCCGGGTTTGAAACTTATAGACGAAGCATGTGTTTTCTACTTGTAAAAGCGGTTCATGATATAGGCGGACATGATAAGGTTGAGCGTGTTCGAATACATTTTTCTGTAAGTAAAGGATATTATTGTACAGTAGATGGTGAAATTACGGTTAATGCTGAGTTTTTAAGTCGTGTTGATGCTCGAATGCGTGAGATGGCAGAGCAGAAGATTCAAATAGAAAAGAAGTCGATACCGACTTCAAAAGCGATAGAACTGTTTCATAAACATAAAATGTATGATAAGGAACAGTTGTTTGAATATCGTAGAGTATCTACAGTGAACATCTATAGTATTAATGAGTTTGAAGATTATTATTATGGATATATGGTACCAGATACAGGATATTTAAAAAATTTTTCACTTCATTTATATGGAAAAGGCTTTGTGATTCAATTTCCAACCATGAGTGACCCTATATGTGTTCCTGAATTTGAACCTCGTGAAAAGTTATTTAAAGTTCAGAATGAGTCTATTGAATGGGGAGATTTACAGGGGATTGATACAGTTGGGGCTTTAAATGATATGATTACAAAGCATGATATGCGTGAAATCGTACTTGTTCAGGAAGCTTATCAGGAACGTAAAATCGGAGAAATCGCAGAGCAGATTGCAGAACATCCAGAAATAAAGTTTGTGCTGATCGCAGGTCCATCGTCTTCTGGAAAGACGACATTTTCCCATCGTCTGTCCATTCAACTTAAAGTGAACGGACTTACACCGCATCCGATTGCAGTTGACAATTATTTTGTAAATCGTGAAAATACTCCAAAAGATAAAGATGGTAATTATAATTTTGAATGCTTAGAAGCAATTGATGTAAAAAAGTTTAATGAAGATATGACAGCACTTTTAAATGGAGAAAAAGTATATCTTCCAATTTTTGATTTTAAGACAGGAATGCGTAACTATTCAACAATACCGAAACAATTAGGTGAGAATGATATTTTAGTAATAGAAGGAATCCACTGTCTAAATCCAAAATTAACAGAAAATCTGAATAATAACAATAAATTTAAAATTTATATTAGTGCACTTACACAGTTGAATATAGATGAACACAATCGTATTCCATCAACAGACGGAAGATTAATACGTCGTATTGTAAGAGATGCTGAAACACGTGGAACATCGGCCACTAAAACAATTGCAATGTGGAATTCAGTCAGAAAAGGAGAAGAGGAAAATATTTTCCCATTTCAGGAAGAAGCAGATGTGATGTTCAATTCGTCCCTTGTGTATGAATTAGCCGTGCTTAAGCAATATGTAGAACCATTATTGTTTGGAGTTGATAAACATGCTCCTGAATATATTGAAGCGAAAAGATTATTAAAGTTTTTCGATTATTTTATAGGAATAAGCAATGAAAATGTTCCGACGAATTCATTGTTGAGAGAATTTATCGGCGGCGGTTGTTTCCGCGTATAA
- a CDS encoding helix-turn-helix transcriptional regulator, with translation MVKYKWVMKMLNNTIGKNIRRVREINDMNQEEVAAQLNIRRQTLSAYETGRSVPNIYILLELASFFRVSIEDLTRNVKL, from the coding sequence ATGGTAAAATATAAATGGGTGATGAAAATGTTAAATAATACAATTGGAAAGAATATAAGACGAGTACGTGAAATAAATGATATGAATCAGGAAGAGGTTGCAGCACAATTGAATATTCGCCGACAGACGTTATCTGCATATGAGACAGGCCGCTCTGTTCCTAATATTTATATTTTACTAGAACTTGCATCGTTTTTTAGAGTATCCATTGAAGATTTGACAAGAAATGTAAAATTATAG
- a CDS encoding helix-turn-helix domain-containing protein translates to MQNRVKELRKERNILQEELAAKLNVSQQTISRIENGTSSLPADILIDLSKFFDVSIDYILCYSDARHTLEYQLEYKQVSERNYQLCRAYERLDKSNQTLIFQLVEQLSKPE, encoded by the coding sequence GTGCAGAATCGTGTAAAAGAACTTCGAAAAGAACGAAATATACTTCAAGAAGAATTGGCTGCAAAGCTAAATGTTTCTCAACAAACTATCAGCAGGATAGAAAACGGAACATCTTCTCTCCCAGCAGATATTTTAATTGATCTGTCAAAATTTTTTGATGTATCTATTGACTACATACTTTGTTATTCAGATGCCCGTCACACCTTGGAATATCAACTAGAATACAAGCAGGTGTCGGAGCGAAATTATCAATTATGTCGTGCATATGAACGTTTAGACAAAAGCAATCAAACTCTCATCTTTCAGCTTGTAGAGCAATTATCAAAACCAGAATAA
- the rpmI gene encoding 50S ribosomal protein L35 produces the protein MPKIKTNRAAAKRFKATGTGKLKRNKAYKSHILTKKTTKRKRNLRKSTITDATNVKNMKKVLPYL, from the coding sequence ATGCCAAAAATTAAAACAAATAGAGCGGCAGCAAAACGTTTCAAAGCAACAGGAACAGGAAAACTGAAAAGAAATAAAGCTTACAAGAGCCATATCTTAACAAAGAAGACAACTAAGAGAAAAAGAAATCTTAGAAAGTCTACAATCACAGATGCAACAAACGTAAAGAACATGAAGAAAGTTTTACCATATCTGTAA
- the rplT gene encoding 50S ribosomal protein L20, with the protein MARIKGGMNAKKKHNRTLKLAKGYRGARSKQYRVAKQSVMRALTSAYAGRKQRKRQMRQLWIARINAAARMNGLSYSKFMYGLKLAGVEMNRKMLAELAVNDKEGFATLAEVAKSKLA; encoded by the coding sequence ATGGCACGTATTAAAGGCGGAATGAACGCAAAAAAGAAACACAATAGAACATTAAAACTTGCTAAAGGATATAGAGGAGCACGTTCAAAACAGTATAGAGTTGCAAAACAGTCTGTAATGAGAGCTCTTACATCTGCATACGCAGGAAGAAAACAGCGCAAACGTCAGATGAGACAGCTGTGGATCGCTCGTATCAATGCAGCAGCAAGAATGAATGGTCTTTCATACAGCAAATTTATGTATGGACTGAAACTCGCAGGTGTTGAGATGAACAGAAAAATGCTTGCTGAGCTTGCAGTAAACGATAAAGAAGGATTTGCAACACTTGCAGAAGTTGCTAAATCTAAACTTGCTTAA
- a CDS encoding tRNA (adenine(22)-N(1))-methyltransferase, producing the protein MELSKRLQAVADLVTPGYTIADVGTDHAYIPIYLVEKGIVQRAVAMDINEGPLDRATEHIKENKLENQIQTRLSNGLQHLQKGEVDTVILAGMGGNLMINILNEDFNKTNSLKECILQPQSEVFKVRTFLLEKGFLFIEENMVLDDGKYYPMMKVIPPEKIEEIKPAFWSEIEIRYGKLLLEEKNPILKQFLERESGIRKDILSKLERVEGIHISERKAELNQELFQIKEGLKYYAM; encoded by the coding sequence ATGGAATTATCAAAGAGACTGCAGGCAGTTGCAGATCTGGTAACACCAGGATATACAATTGCGGATGTAGGCACAGATCATGCCTACATCCCAATTTATCTTGTGGAAAAAGGAATTGTTCAAAGAGCGGTGGCTATGGATATTAATGAAGGTCCGTTGGATCGTGCAACAGAACATATTAAAGAAAATAAATTGGAAAATCAGATACAAACACGTTTGTCTAATGGGTTGCAACATTTACAAAAGGGTGAAGTGGACACAGTCATTCTTGCAGGAATGGGTGGAAATCTGATGATTAATATTTTAAATGAGGATTTTAATAAAACAAATTCCTTGAAAGAATGCATCCTGCAGCCACAATCAGAAGTGTTTAAAGTGAGAACCTTTCTTTTAGAGAAAGGCTTTTTGTTCATAGAAGAGAATATGGTTTTAGATGATGGAAAATATTATCCGATGATGAAAGTAATTCCCCCTGAAAAAATAGAAGAAATAAAACCAGCTTTCTGGTCAGAGATTGAAATACGTTATGGAAAATTACTGCTGGAAGAAAAAAATCCGATTTTAAAACAATTTCTCGAACGAGAGTCTGGCATTAGGAAAGATATTTTAAGTAAGTTAGAACGAGTAGAAGGGATACATATTTCTGAGCGAAAAGCAGAATTAAATCAGGAACTTTTCCAAATCAAGGAGGGGTTGAAATACTATGCAATGTAA